A region of Pseudomonas putida DNA encodes the following proteins:
- the gpmI gene encoding 2,3-bisphosphoglycerate-independent phosphoglycerate mutase: protein MTSTPKPLVLIILDGFGHSESPEYNAIYAANTPVYDRLRATAPHGLISGSGMDVGLPDGQMGNSEVGHMNLGAGRVVYQDFTRVTKAIRDGEFFSNPVLTGAVDKAAGAGKAVHILGLLSDGGVHSHQDHLVAMAELAAQRGAEKIYLHAFLDGRDTPPRSAQSSIELLDNTFAKLGKGRIASLIGRYFAMDRDNRWDRVAAAYNLIVDSVADYTAETALAGLEAAYAREESDEFVKATRIGEAVKVEDGDAVIFMNFRADRARELSRAFVEPDFNEFQRARLPKMAAYIGLTQYSAKIPAPAAFAPSSLDNVLGEYLAKNGKTQLRIAETEKYAHVTFFFSGGREEPFEGEERILIPSPKVATYDLQPEMNAPEVTDRIVEAIEHQRFDVIIVNYANGDMVGHTGVFEAAVKAVEALDTCVGRIVEALDKVDGEALITADHGNVEQMEDACTGQAHTAHTTEPVPFIYVGKRKVKVREGGVLADVAPTMLKLLGLEKPVEMTGTSILIDA from the coding sequence ATGACGAGTACGCCCAAACCCCTGGTCCTGATCATCCTGGATGGATTCGGCCACAGCGAAAGCCCCGAATACAACGCCATCTATGCCGCCAACACACCGGTCTATGACCGCCTGCGCGCCACTGCGCCGCATGGCCTTATTTCCGGTTCAGGCATGGATGTGGGCCTGCCAGACGGGCAGATGGGCAACTCCGAAGTCGGCCACATGAACCTCGGTGCCGGGCGCGTCGTTTACCAGGACTTCACCCGCGTGACCAAGGCCATTCGTGATGGCGAGTTCTTCAGCAACCCTGTGCTCACTGGCGCAGTGGACAAGGCTGCCGGTGCCGGCAAGGCCGTGCACATCCTCGGCCTGCTGTCCGACGGTGGCGTGCACAGCCACCAGGATCACCTGGTGGCCATGGCCGAACTGGCTGCGCAGCGCGGTGCAGAAAAGATCTACCTGCACGCCTTCCTCGACGGTCGTGACACACCGCCCCGTAGCGCGCAGTCGTCCATCGAGCTGCTCGACAACACCTTTGCCAAGCTGGGCAAGGGCCGTATCGCCAGCCTCATTGGCCGCTACTTCGCCATGGACCGCGACAACCGTTGGGACCGCGTCGCCGCAGCCTACAACCTGATTGTCGACAGCGTTGCCGACTACACCGCAGAAACCGCCCTCGCCGGCCTTGAAGCCGCCTACGCCCGTGAAGAAAGCGACGAGTTCGTCAAAGCCACGCGCATTGGCGAGGCCGTCAAGGTCGAAGACGGCGACGCCGTAATCTTCATGAACTTCCGCGCCGACCGCGCCCGCGAACTGTCGCGTGCCTTCGTCGAACCGGACTTCAACGAATTCCAGCGTGCGCGCCTGCCGAAGATGGCAGCCTACATCGGCCTGACCCAGTACTCGGCGAAAATCCCGGCACCGGCAGCCTTTGCCCCGTCCAGCCTGGACAACGTGCTGGGCGAATACCTGGCCAAGAACGGCAAGACCCAGTTGCGCATCGCCGAAACCGAGAAGTATGCACACGTCACATTCTTCTTCTCCGGTGGCCGTGAAGAGCCGTTCGAAGGCGAAGAGCGCATCCTGATCCCGTCGCCAAAGGTCGCCACTTATGACCTGCAACCGGAAATGAACGCACCGGAAGTCACCGACCGCATCGTCGAAGCCATCGAGCACCAGCGTTTTGACGTGATCATCGTCAACTACGCCAACGGCGACATGGTCGGCCACACCGGCGTGTTCGAGGCAGCGGTCAAGGCCGTCGAAGCGCTGGATACCTGCGTCGGGCGTATCGTCGAGGCACTGGATAAAGTAGACGGTGAAGCGCTGATTACCGCCGACCACGGCAACGTCGAGCAGATGGAAGATGCCTGCACCGGCCAGGCGCACACCGCGCACACCACCGAACCGGTGCCGTTCATCTATGTCGGCAAGCGCAAGGTCAAGGTCCGCGAAGGCGGCGTGCTGGCCGACGTGGCGCCGACCATGCTGAAACTGCTGGGGCTGGAAAAGCCTGTGGAAATGACCGGCACGTCGATCCTGATCGACGCCTGA
- a CDS encoding DUF6543 domain-containing protein, whose protein sequence is MTRSDTSTFDFKRAAALQFGDRPTLRQVVSDQLLKLLLIELPWLAATKPALASADALTLDSPDPSTPYWTTQPLVDRVLQALLETHAIDLEPLNGRHHNLGLVDPYRFAGSSSKFDTRQLTGLTGPLTELIEQLPQHFCQAQLDYWRSLGSTGASRDEWLQLLLKTALLRGLPLQGLDAQEQACIRGLIRGGHDQPAVSFVRTQLKAGTRQWDEMQCHLLVTGEWDERQVVLWCAPSGKVRGFASLAAFALALRDDLAQRYSFDGMSWQRFPVEGNVFAQQVALLLDTLFVKVDRVRYGRLADVAALEGLFAQLSNPAHWFESYPDDAPAVSPPPGLRRGASGNGVAYHAALLQLAVDQLDAESVAALDGIQGLTDYTRQRLSEQMRVAHGDDTSPDELMLEFFVAYGVPGGAAAGAGGGEALVLEGKKTLTEFAIGNLGTLKGASIRRIRRANGEDAPTWLDADAAKRLVSQIDVGGNYPAYVASQLDDPLQRVQRVRRFGREWRSALRFSALTSKLDDKITEAGLQCVVDFCAGHLDPETPRVSLMPLAFKRRPNAQEHDRVRGMYVLFCAEPPSVLLYRPLYRQDTLREYASLGALLEHIQQSPLLQASILDWLDPQVRHVYDHGGFSEPHLASIGIDPFNLPERPQPPVIAAQLWSGDLDDKLYNANRDLLVDLADLQSTSNAERRWEVLCQGAWLLFDVVTLVLRGPVASVAWLVQLLTSLENDLLALEQGEAFDRSAATADLLLNLGMALLHARQPSIEPGMVGQLPDAAAFEGPAAQRGAFAEVSVTPANQGTAAVGALATLPARQLDFAWRGNHGFNWLPPAQRKALRAMRVDVSLDASNLQATGDAAGLHRVDGRLYANMNGDVYPVEVVAQGVRVIDGKGGYGPWLTSTLGIWRVDMTLRLAGGMRRGGTRAKLARRFDTLRISADTLNQQVNTATAQFSAVGAEVTKLVGNVTQLKALRAREQTKLDSGATDVQPDVSRGLIEQYDARIAEWEAKIASKREEAVSHLESAVQKDKEILSMLETLFEPKYASARQEWEEVMSTQKRTVQINQIRNNDFILNELWALADYPGLVEVQVKLDGQPVQQVLELYGQFRRKLETLVALQDRMLIAYERLDALLADAPGNLVISGPVEAPPPTVDELISKRTFSTVQFRFHQALNLADLALHLDAKTEQRKVAVYREELSGLVLRNAAGAHGELDFSNLPAEDRVAILQEAWDEYAEALVNSVRISKEGGALVEVTMIDRYRDQLEKLKRDAGLRLVEAIKEQEGASVPPKHSPYSVSSESQRAVRNAEGQTLIGTEREVDGKRVLEVRESFTRTVLADFVWEGGQWRERATEPVSIESPSQSTDTAMRVQTLLEENDELVLKAQAYIDNDLNGPRLARLFERQINKLGREATTLGDEGANPALIRRLEAASDQLRSEMNLKLTTLYTNTHYPSAEALRFLHDQKLLKVEYVGPRQVMGNGSTFDEYKIMRLAQPGATSGRPLWVAHFHMRSADALARDFTQGHLKTWSQRRMSGREEAAASVRVHRGKLTLEQASGIIPFD, encoded by the coding sequence ATGACCCGTTCCGACACGTCGACATTCGACTTCAAGCGCGCCGCTGCTCTGCAGTTCGGCGACCGTCCCACCTTGCGCCAGGTCGTCAGTGATCAGTTGCTCAAGCTGTTGCTGATTGAACTACCGTGGTTGGCAGCTACCAAACCTGCCCTGGCGTCTGCCGACGCGCTGACGCTGGATAGCCCGGACCCTTCGACGCCTTATTGGACGACTCAGCCGCTGGTCGATCGGGTTTTGCAAGCCCTGCTCGAAACGCACGCAATCGACCTGGAGCCGCTAAACGGGCGTCACCACAACCTGGGCTTGGTCGACCCTTACCGATTCGCCGGCTCCAGCAGCAAGTTTGATACCCGGCAACTGACGGGTCTGACGGGCCCGCTCACTGAGCTGATCGAACAGCTGCCGCAGCACTTTTGCCAGGCTCAGCTCGACTACTGGCGCAGCTTGGGCAGCACCGGAGCAAGCCGCGATGAGTGGCTGCAACTGCTATTGAAGACAGCCCTCTTGCGTGGCCTGCCCCTGCAGGGGCTGGATGCTCAGGAGCAGGCCTGCATCCGCGGCCTGATTCGTGGTGGGCATGACCAACCAGCGGTGAGCTTTGTGCGAACCCAACTGAAGGCGGGCACTAGGCAGTGGGATGAAATGCAGTGCCACTTGCTGGTGACTGGGGAGTGGGATGAGCGCCAGGTGGTGTTGTGGTGTGCGCCGTCTGGCAAGGTGCGCGGCTTTGCCTCGTTGGCGGCGTTTGCCCTGGCCCTGCGTGATGACCTGGCACAGCGTTACAGCTTCGACGGCATGTCCTGGCAGCGTTTTCCGGTGGAGGGCAATGTATTCGCTCAGCAGGTTGCACTGCTGCTCGACACCCTGTTCGTCAAGGTGGACCGCGTGCGCTACGGGCGCTTGGCCGATGTCGCGGCGCTTGAGGGGCTTTTCGCTCAATTGAGCAACCCGGCGCATTGGTTTGAAAGCTACCCCGACGATGCCCCGGCTGTAAGCCCACCTCCGGGCCTGCGGCGCGGCGCCAGCGGCAACGGTGTCGCTTACCATGCCGCCTTGCTACAGCTTGCGGTGGACCAGCTTGACGCCGAAAGTGTTGCCGCGCTGGACGGCATCCAGGGGTTGACCGACTACACCCGCCAACGGCTGAGCGAGCAGATGCGTGTGGCCCATGGCGATGACACCTCCCCGGACGAACTGATGCTGGAGTTCTTCGTCGCCTACGGCGTGCCCGGAGGCGCTGCTGCAGGGGCGGGAGGGGGCGAAGCGTTGGTCCTTGAAGGCAAGAAGACCCTCACCGAGTTCGCGATAGGCAACCTCGGCACGCTCAAGGGCGCCTCGATCAGGCGCATTCGCCGCGCGAACGGGGAAGACGCACCCACGTGGCTGGATGCCGACGCAGCCAAGCGTTTGGTGAGCCAGATTGATGTGGGGGGTAACTATCCGGCTTACGTCGCCAGCCAGTTGGACGACCCGCTGCAGCGTGTTCAACGCGTGAGGCGATTCGGACGGGAATGGCGCAGCGCCCTGCGGTTCAGTGCGCTAACCAGCAAACTCGATGACAAAATCACTGAAGCGGGGCTGCAATGTGTCGTTGATTTCTGCGCAGGCCATCTTGACCCGGAAACCCCGCGGGTGTCCTTGATGCCGCTGGCGTTCAAGCGCCGGCCGAACGCTCAAGAACATGACCGGGTGCGCGGCATGTATGTGCTGTTTTGCGCCGAGCCGCCGTCAGTGCTGTTGTATCGCCCGTTGTACCGGCAGGACACCCTGCGCGAGTATGCAAGCCTGGGCGCGTTGCTGGAGCATATTCAGCAGTCTCCCCTGTTGCAGGCGAGCATTCTGGATTGGCTGGACCCTCAGGTTCGCCATGTCTACGACCATGGCGGATTCAGCGAACCGCATCTCGCCAGTATCGGTATCGACCCCTTCAACCTGCCTGAGCGACCTCAGCCCCCGGTCATCGCTGCGCAGCTCTGGTCGGGCGACCTGGACGACAAGCTTTACAACGCCAACCGCGACCTGCTGGTAGATCTGGCGGACCTGCAATCCACTTCCAATGCCGAACGGCGTTGGGAGGTCCTGTGCCAAGGCGCCTGGTTGCTGTTCGATGTCGTTACCCTGGTGTTGCGCGGTCCGGTGGCCAGCGTCGCGTGGCTGGTGCAACTGCTGACATCGTTGGAAAACGATCTGCTGGCACTTGAACAGGGTGAAGCGTTTGACCGGTCCGCCGCTACCGCAGACCTGTTACTGAACCTGGGGATGGCATTGCTGCATGCGCGCCAACCGAGTATCGAGCCTGGCATGGTCGGCCAGCTTCCCGACGCTGCTGCATTCGAAGGCCCTGCAGCACAGCGCGGCGCATTTGCCGAAGTCTCGGTGACGCCCGCCAACCAAGGGACGGCGGCGGTTGGTGCGCTGGCAACGTTGCCAGCGCGTCAGCTGGACTTCGCCTGGCGCGGCAACCATGGGTTCAACTGGCTGCCGCCTGCGCAGCGCAAGGCGTTGCGGGCCATGCGCGTGGATGTTTCGCTGGACGCGTCGAATCTGCAGGCTACAGGCGATGCGGCAGGCCTGCACCGGGTTGACGGGCGTCTGTACGCGAACATGAACGGTGATGTTTACCCGGTCGAAGTGGTCGCGCAGGGTGTTCGAGTCATCGACGGCAAAGGTGGGTACGGGCCCTGGTTGACCTCGACGCTAGGGATCTGGCGAGTGGACATGACGCTTCGCCTGGCTGGCGGAATGCGGCGAGGTGGCACGCGGGCAAAGCTGGCCCGTCGCTTCGATACCCTGCGCATTTCTGCCGACACCCTTAATCAGCAGGTCAATACGGCAACGGCTCAGTTTTCAGCGGTTGGGGCTGAAGTCACGAAACTGGTAGGCAACGTCACCCAGCTCAAGGCCTTGCGCGCAAGGGAACAGACCAAGCTGGACTCGGGTGCCACCGACGTTCAGCCGGATGTCTCCCGAGGCCTCATTGAGCAGTACGACGCACGCATCGCCGAGTGGGAGGCAAAAATCGCCAGCAAGCGTGAAGAGGCGGTCAGCCACCTTGAGAGCGCTGTTCAGAAGGACAAAGAAATACTGAGCATGCTCGAGACCCTGTTCGAACCCAAGTACGCCAGCGCTCGGCAGGAATGGGAAGAGGTCATGTCAACGCAGAAGCGCACCGTTCAGATCAATCAGATTCGCAACAACGATTTTATCCTCAACGAATTATGGGCACTGGCGGATTACCCAGGGCTGGTTGAAGTGCAAGTGAAACTCGATGGCCAGCCGGTGCAGCAGGTGCTTGAACTCTATGGGCAGTTCCGTCGCAAGCTAGAAACCCTAGTGGCACTTCAAGATCGCATGCTGATTGCCTACGAGCGTCTTGACGCGCTACTGGCTGATGCGCCAGGTAATCTGGTAATTAGCGGTCCCGTCGAGGCGCCCCCTCCCACCGTTGACGAGCTCATTTCAAAGCGCACCTTCAGCACGGTACAGTTTCGTTTCCATCAGGCGTTGAACCTTGCCGACCTGGCGCTGCACCTGGACGCCAAGACCGAACAGCGCAAAGTTGCCGTGTACAGGGAAGAGCTCTCGGGGCTCGTACTGCGCAATGCGGCGGGCGCCCATGGTGAACTGGACTTCTCCAACCTCCCGGCTGAGGACCGGGTGGCCATCCTCCAGGAGGCCTGGGATGAATACGCCGAGGCGCTGGTCAACAGCGTACGGATCAGCAAAGAAGGTGGGGCGCTGGTCGAAGTCACGATGATCGACCGTTACCGTGACCAGCTGGAAAAACTCAAACGCGATGCCGGCCTTCGCCTGGTTGAAGCGATCAAGGAGCAAGAGGGCGCAAGCGTTCCCCCAAAGCACTCCCCTTACAGCGTTTCAAGCGAATCACAACGTGCGGTACGCAACGCCGAAGGGCAGACACTCATCGGCACCGAGCGCGAGGTGGATGGGAAACGGGTGCTTGAAGTGCGTGAATCATTCACCCGCACCGTACTGGCTGACTTCGTCTGGGAAGGGGGCCAGTGGCGCGAGCGTGCGACTGAGCCGGTTTCGATCGAATCGCCGAGTCAATCAACCGATACGGCCATGCGCGTGCAGACTTTGCTGGAGGAGAACGACGAGCTCGTCCTCAAGGCGCAAGCGTACATTGATAACGACCTCAATGGCCCCCGGCTGGCACGGCTGTTCGAGCGCCAGATAAACAAGCTTGGCCGCGAGGCGACGACGCTGGGTGACGAGGGCGCCAACCCTGCCTTGATCAGACGCCTGGAAGCCGCCTCAGACCAGCTGCGCTCGGAAATGAACCTCAAACTGACGACGCTCTATACCAACACGCACTACCCGAGCGCCGAAGCACTGCGGTTCCTGCATGATCAGAAGCTACTCAAGGTGGAATATGTCGGCCCCAGGCAAGTCATGGGCAATGGCAGTACCTTCGACGAGTACAAGATCATGCGCCTGGCGCAGCCTGGCGCGACGTCGGGGCGGCCGTTGTGGGTTGCGCATTTCCATATGCGCTCGGCTGATGCGTTGGCGCGGGACTTTACCCAGGGCCATCTGAAAACCTGGAGCCAGCGCCGCATGAGTGGTCGCGAGGAGGCTGCCGCGAGCGTTCGTGTGCACCGCGGGAAACTGACCCTGGAGCAGGCGAGCGGCATTATCCCGTTCGACTGA
- the grxC gene encoding glutaredoxin 3, whose translation MNPVIVYSSDYCPYCMRAKYLLESKGIAFEEIKVDGKPQVRAEMSQKAGRTSVPQIWIGSTHVGGCDDLYALERAGKLDALLAA comes from the coding sequence ATGAATCCCGTCATCGTTTATTCCAGCGACTACTGCCCCTACTGCATGCGCGCCAAGTACCTGCTCGAGAGCAAGGGCATTGCCTTCGAGGAAATCAAGGTCGATGGCAAACCGCAGGTTCGCGCCGAAATGAGCCAGAAGGCCGGCCGTACGTCGGTGCCGCAGATCTGGATCGGCAGTACCCATGTCGGTGGATGCGATGACCTCTATGCCCTGGAGCGCGCGGGCAAGCTCGACGCGCTGCTGGCGGCCTGA
- a CDS encoding rhodanese-like domain-containing protein — MVAHLIQFATDHYILVAIFVVLLILLLINEVRRGGQSLSNGQLTALVNADKALVIDIRTSKEYAAGHIVGAVNIPQDKLISRMAELEKHKEKTLIIVDAMGQQSGTLCRELLKAGYNAAKLSGGVSSWKADNLPLVK, encoded by the coding sequence ATGGTTGCTCACCTGATTCAATTCGCGACAGATCACTACATCCTGGTTGCGATCTTCGTTGTTCTGCTAATCCTGCTGCTCATCAATGAAGTCCGCCGTGGCGGCCAGAGCTTGAGCAATGGCCAGTTGACCGCCCTGGTCAACGCCGACAAGGCCTTGGTCATCGACATCCGCACCTCCAAGGAATATGCCGCAGGCCACATCGTCGGTGCGGTGAACATCCCGCAGGACAAGCTGATCAGCCGCATGGCCGAGCTGGAAAAACACAAAGAAAAGACCCTGATCATCGTCGATGCAATGGGCCAGCAGTCCGGCACCCTGTGCCGCGAACTGCTAAAAGCTGGTTACAACGCCGCCAAGCTGAGCGGTGGCGTTTCCAGCTGGAAAGCCGATAACCTGCCCCTGGTGAAGTGA
- a CDS encoding divergent polysaccharide deacetylase family protein, whose product MRAVLCLLFCLLAGAAHAAPANKAYMSIIIDDLGQSSERDSRTLALPGPVTMAIMPDTPHATDFARQAHKAGKTVILHMPMDPATGPYAWHPGLALPELASRLEAALAKVPYAAGINNHMGSRMTAQREPMTWLMGELQRRHLFFVDSRTSAATVAAAQAQDVGLAHVSRDVFLDDERTVEAIGRQLRLGVELARRQGSAVLIGHPYPQTLQVLERELPRLKAEGIVLIGLHQMIAERGNQAMPAHGKHGRYSNR is encoded by the coding sequence ATGCGCGCTGTGCTGTGTCTGCTGTTCTGCCTGTTAGCCGGTGCCGCCCACGCGGCGCCGGCCAACAAGGCCTACATGAGCATCATCATCGACGACCTGGGCCAGAGCAGCGAGCGCGACAGCCGCACGCTTGCCCTGCCCGGGCCCGTGACCATGGCGATCATGCCCGACACCCCACACGCCACCGACTTCGCCCGCCAGGCGCACAAGGCCGGCAAAACGGTGATCCTGCACATGCCCATGGACCCGGCCACCGGCCCTTACGCCTGGCACCCCGGCTTGGCGCTACCGGAACTGGCCAGCCGCCTGGAAGCGGCCCTGGCCAAAGTGCCCTACGCCGCCGGCATCAACAACCACATGGGCAGCCGCATGACCGCCCAGCGTGAGCCCATGACCTGGTTGATGGGCGAGCTGCAACGGCGTCATCTGTTCTTCGTCGATAGCCGCACCAGTGCAGCCACCGTGGCAGCGGCCCAGGCGCAGGACGTTGGCCTGGCACATGTTTCCCGTGACGTCTTCCTCGACGACGAGCGCACGGTCGAGGCAATCGGCCGCCAGTTGCGCCTGGGGGTGGAGCTTGCGCGCCGGCAGGGCTCAGCCGTCCTGATCGGCCACCCCTACCCGCAAACGCTGCAGGTGCTGGAGCGCGAGCTGCCCCGATTGAAGGCAGAAGGTATCGTGCTGATCGGCCTTCATCAGATGATCGCCGAACGTGGCAACCAAGCCATGCCTGCCCACGGCAAGCATGGCCGTTACAGCAACCGCTGA
- a CDS encoding murein hydrolase activator EnvC family protein: MLRALILLALSCLLSPAFADERAQTQQQLDATRQDIAELKKMLGKLQDEKSGVQKDLKSTETDIGDLEKQVEALQQELKKTEGELERLDTEKKKLQSARVEQQRLIAIQARSAYQNGREEYLKLLLNQQNPEKFARALTYYDYLSKARLEQLRTFNETLRQLANVEQDIARQQEQLLAQRADLDSRRQSLETERSKRQQVLAKLNSDMKDRDQKLQAREQDQADLGKVLKTIEETLARQAREAEEARKKALLAQQEAEKRRQQEALAAAAAREDAREAAEPPKKARTTLGPMVSSDGANYGGAFSAARGKLPWPVNGRLLARFGEARGSDARAKWDGVMISANPGTQVRAVHGGRVVFADWLRGAGLLVILDHGNGYLSLYGHNQSLLKSAGDIVKAGEAISTVGDSGGQDSAGLYFAIRQQGRPTDPSQWCRG; encoded by the coding sequence ATGCTCCGCGCCCTGATCCTACTCGCCCTGTCTTGCCTGCTCAGCCCGGCGTTCGCCGATGAGCGCGCACAGACCCAGCAACAACTGGACGCCACCCGCCAGGACATCGCCGAGCTCAAGAAGATGCTGGGCAAGCTCCAGGATGAGAAGTCGGGCGTGCAGAAAGACCTCAAGTCCACCGAGACCGACATCGGCGATCTCGAAAAGCAGGTGGAGGCGCTGCAACAAGAACTAAAAAAGACCGAGGGCGAGCTGGAGCGCCTTGATACCGAGAAAAAAAAACTCCAGAGCGCCCGCGTTGAACAACAGCGACTGATCGCCATCCAGGCCCGTTCTGCCTACCAGAACGGCCGCGAGGAATACCTCAAGCTGCTGCTCAACCAGCAGAACCCCGAGAAATTCGCCCGCGCCCTCACCTATTACGATTACCTGAGCAAGGCGCGCCTGGAGCAACTGCGCACCTTCAACGAGACCCTGCGCCAGCTGGCCAATGTCGAACAGGACATCGCTCGCCAGCAGGAGCAACTGCTGGCCCAGCGCGCCGACCTCGACAGCCGCCGTCAGTCGCTCGAAACCGAGCGCAGCAAGCGTCAGCAAGTACTGGCCAAGCTCAACAGCGACATGAAAGACCGCGACCAGAAACTTCAGGCCCGCGAGCAGGACCAGGCAGACCTTGGCAAAGTCCTCAAGACCATCGAGGAAACCCTGGCACGCCAGGCCCGTGAAGCTGAAGAAGCGCGCAAGAAAGCCTTGCTGGCCCAGCAGGAAGCGGAAAAACGTCGCCAACAGGAAGCCCTGGCCGCCGCCGCTGCGCGTGAAGACGCCCGCGAGGCCGCCGAGCCGCCGAAAAAGGCCCGCACCACCCTTGGCCCGATGGTTTCCAGCGATGGCGCGAACTATGGCGGCGCATTTTCTGCCGCACGGGGCAAACTTCCTTGGCCCGTTAATGGTCGATTGCTGGCACGCTTCGGCGAAGCACGCGGCAGTGACGCCCGGGCCAAATGGGACGGGGTGATGATCAGCGCCAACCCAGGCACTCAAGTACGCGCCGTACATGGCGGCCGCGTGGTGTTTGCCGACTGGTTGCGCGGCGCTGGACTTCTGGTCATTCTCGATCATGGCAATGGTTATTTGAGCCTGTACGGCCACAACCAGAGCCTGCTCAAGAGCGCCGGCGACATCGTCAAGGCCGGCGAAGCCATCTCCACCGTAGGTGACAGCGGTGGCCAGGACAGCGCAGGCTTGTACTTCGCCATCCGCCAGCAGGGCCGGCCTACCGACCCCTCGCAGTGGTGCAGAGGTTAG
- a CDS encoding S41 family peptidase, whose product MLHSPRLTQLALSIALAVGAPLAIAAEPAKPAAVPATEVTAKAPLPLEELRTFAEVMDRIKAAYVEPVDDKTLLENAIKGMLSNLDPHSAYLGPEDFQELQESTSGEFGGLGIEVGQEDGFIKVVSPIDDTPASRAGVQAGDLIVKINGAPTRGQTMTEAVDKMRGKVGEKITLTLVRDGGNPFDVTLARAVIQVKSVKSQLLENDYGYIRITQFQVKTGDEVGKALAKLRKENGKKLRGVVLDLRNNPGGVLQSAVEVADHFLTKGLIVYTKGRIANSELRFSADPADASEGVPLVVLINGGSASASEIVAGALQDQKRAVLMGTDSFGKGSVQTVLPLANDRALKLTTALYYTPNGRSIQAQGIVPDIEVRPAKLTAEVDTDNFKEADLQGHLGNGNGGADRPTGSSKRKERPQDDDFQLSQALSLLKGLNITSGK is encoded by the coding sequence ATGCTGCACTCGCCTCGTCTCACCCAGCTGGCCCTGTCCATCGCCCTGGCGGTCGGCGCGCCCCTGGCCATTGCCGCAGAGCCGGCCAAGCCAGCAGCGGTGCCGGCCACCGAGGTGACGGCCAAGGCGCCGCTGCCGTTGGAAGAGCTGCGCACCTTCGCCGAGGTCATGGACCGCATCAAGGCCGCTTACGTAGAGCCCGTGGACGACAAGACCCTGCTGGAAAACGCCATCAAGGGCATGCTCAGCAACCTTGACCCGCACTCGGCCTACCTCGGCCCCGAGGACTTCCAGGAGCTGCAAGAGAGCACCAGCGGCGAATTCGGCGGCCTGGGCATCGAAGTTGGCCAGGAGGACGGCTTCATCAAGGTGGTTTCGCCCATCGATGACACCCCCGCTTCCCGGGCCGGTGTGCAGGCCGGCGACCTGATCGTCAAGATCAACGGCGCCCCGACCCGCGGCCAGACCATGACCGAAGCCGTCGACAAGATGCGCGGCAAGGTTGGCGAGAAAATCACCCTGACCCTGGTCCGCGATGGCGGCAACCCGTTCGACGTGACCCTTGCCCGCGCGGTAATCCAGGTCAAGAGCGTGAAGAGCCAGCTGCTGGAAAACGACTACGGCTACATCCGCATCACCCAGTTCCAGGTCAAGACCGGCGATGAAGTGGGCAAGGCCCTGGCCAAGCTGCGCAAGGAAAACGGCAAGAAACTGCGCGGGGTCGTGCTCGACCTGCGCAACAACCCCGGCGGCGTGCTGCAGTCGGCGGTGGAAGTGGCCGACCACTTCCTGACCAAGGGCTTGATCGTCTACACCAAGGGCCGCATCGCCAACTCCGAGCTGCGCTTCTCTGCCGACCCGGCCGACGCCAGCGAAGGCGTACCATTGGTGGTGCTGATCAACGGCGGCAGTGCTTCGGCGTCAGAAATCGTCGCCGGCGCCTTGCAGGACCAGAAACGCGCCGTGCTGATGGGCACCGACAGCTTCGGCAAAGGTTCGGTGCAAACCGTCTTGCCGCTGGCCAACGACCGCGCCCTCAAGCTCACCACGGCGCTGTACTACACCCCCAACGGCCGTTCGATCCAGGCCCAGGGCATCGTCCCGGACATCGAGGTGCGCCCGGCCAAGCTCACCGCCGAAGTCGATACCGACAACTTCAAGGAAGCCGACCTGCAGGGCCACCTGGGCAACGGCAATGGCGGCGCCGACCGCCCGACCGGCAGCAGCAAGCGCAAGGAACGCCCGCAGGATGATGACTTCCAACTGAGCCAGGCCCTGAGCCTGCTCAAGGGGCTGAACATCACCTCGGGCAAATGA
- the secB gene encoding protein-export chaperone SecB, giving the protein MTDQQTNGAAAEDTSPQFSLQRIYVRDLSFEAPKSPQIFRQQWEPSVALDLNTKQKALEGDFHEVVLTLSVTVKNGDEVAFIAEVQQAGIFLIANLDASSMSHTLGAFCPNILFPYARETLDSLVTRGSFPALMLSPVNFDALYAQELQRMQEAGETPTVQ; this is encoded by the coding sequence ATGACCGACCAACAGACCAACGGCGCAGCTGCCGAAGACACCAGCCCTCAGTTCTCCCTGCAGCGCATCTATGTGCGTGACCTGTCGTTCGAGGCCCCGAAAAGCCCGCAGATCTTCCGCCAGCAGTGGGAGCCGAGCGTTGCTCTGGACCTGAACACCAAGCAGAAAGCCCTGGAAGGCGACTTCCATGAAGTGGTGCTGACTCTGTCGGTTACCGTTAAGAACGGTGACGAAGTGGCCTTCATCGCAGAAGTGCAGCAGGCCGGCATCTTCCTGATTGCCAACCTCGACGCTTCCTCGATGAGCCACACCCTCGGCGCCTTCTGCCCGAACATCCTGTTCCCGTACGCCCGTGAGACCCTGGACAGCCTGGTGACCCGTGGTTCGTTCCCGGCACTGATGCTGTCGCCGGTCAACTTCGACGCCCTGTACGCGCAAGAGCTGCAGCGTATGCAGGAAGCGGGCGAAACGCCGACTGTGCAGTAA